The stretch of DNA GGAGCATCCAATCCCTCTCTGAGGAAACGATCAGAGTGGTCAATACTGATGCTGAAATGATAGCTGCTTTGAAAGAATGGAACACGATCAAACGAACTCGAGAAATCGGTGCTGAACTATTAGATATGTCGAATGGAAAGCCTACCAGTGCTACCAAGAACGAGCATACGAGTACGAAACTTTGAAATCATTGCAACAAGTTGATCGATGTAAATTGGAAttagaagaaagaagagtaTTAAAAATTCCTGCTAGTTCATCGTTTGCAGTtctctttttaattgtatagTGGAAATCGAGTTATAAGACTATCAACGATATCGTATAAAATCGTAATGAATATTAACGTGTTATTTATgatgtgtgtgtgtatatatatatttatatatataatatttgtatttgaaTTGTATGATAATTCGTACGTTTTTGTAACTTTTTATAAAGATATACGAATCGATCAGCAATGATATAGTTCATAAGAAATTacttgcttttttttttttctatttcaaaaaGACTATTGACACGTGCATTTCTTAATAGAGATGAAAGAATAATACTGTGGTTATAAATGCATATCAGAATATGTTGAGGGATTATAgtataatgtatatatatatatatataacatcTACCAATTACGGCAAGTTTAcgttttattttgtaaaaactTGTAAGTCCTCGAAAAATAAACTATATGATATTTCTTAACAATATAagtaatatttaaacaaaaataaatcgtTACGCTCGAATATATACgttatataaaaattctttgcctctaaatgaaacataaacaaataaaaggaagaaaattgaaCAAATGTAAAGAAAATCATGTTATCGACGTTAAGTCATAAAAATCAAATGATTCGACGCTATGAATTGCTTATACTTAACAcgcaacatttttttttttctcgtttcaataattttttaaagaaaaggaaaaacgaaaggaaaatttTCGTAACGCGAACTAAATGCTAAGTGGTCGTAATACTTTCGATCATAGGAACTTAAAAAAGTGTTCTCTCGAGAATTTTTGCACTTAAATATCGTGCGTTGCCGTTTCGCGTTTCTTAAGCATCGCGAAACACCTCGGAACGAGTACTCGAGTATTCGTTATTCAAAAAGTACATAGAATCCAAGTAACGAGTAACATCGATCTCTATAGCAATGTGGATATAAATGCCTGAAGAAAATCTAGAAAATAGATTCGCTACTTTCACACTGTTATGATAGGAAACCAGAAAAAGctaattgtaataatatttccgacgaatggcagtatcgtatcaattttcttttacatcTTTTTCAACTTTAGAAACTATCTCTAGTAATGCGAAACATCTAACACGATGTACATGATATTTTTGTGTGtatctatatatataagtAGATTCTAGATTAATTAAACAGAAAGAAAACTAAATACATGAATTAATTCTGCAATATACGTACATATATAAAGATTAAAGATGATGATACGAACAGATGAATAATTGTAAGTGTAACGGTTTTTGTACCACTGAATTGCAATGATCTATAAAAAACAACAAATATAGATGTAGTTTCGTCGCTATTTTACGcttactgatccatcgttttCCGTATACCACGACCTATGGTTACCCTGGATGTAAGTTCTTTCGGTGACGCGTTCTGGTAAGAGGTGTTCCTTTGAAATTGCGGAACGTAATGTTGAGTGTTTACCGAATGGATATTGTAAGCAACGGGTTTCACATCCGATCGCATGGATGAGTTCTGTACGTTATCACTCTTGCGGGAGTAATTAACTCCGTAATACATACACTCCCTTGGCGATACCATCGGTGGTATACACTCCGAATCGTTTTTCGATACGTCATCCTTTCTATTGTTTAAGTCCTGATTGTTTTGGTATGCTGAACATGTATCTGGCATTCTCTGATAATTAGCGGTAGTTAGGGCATGCGGTGCATACTTCTGACTCATATGTACGTGCATGTTAGATGGACAATTTCTTGCCATCGAATCCATCGCGATTCCATAGGAGAATGGTAACATCAGTTGCTGACCATCTGGTGAACAATTTTGGTAATCGTTTGGCACCGGAGCTCGATACTGATTAGCCCTCATGTGAGCATCCATCTGGTTATCTTTCATTCTGACGTTGTTCGACTTGCACCCCTGCATGTTTCCTACGTAATTGTCGAGTTTCACAGGCACAGAGAAATTTGGAGGATTCTCAATCTGCTGGACTGGCTGAAAATGTTTGTACGTGTTGTTGTGTACAGACGTTGTAACGGGACAATTAACAGAATCTACTAAATTATTTGATGATAATACTTGATTAGGATACGTGTTACAATTAGCATATGTAGGATTTTGAAACAAAGGCGGTGGGTACTGTAGTAACGGATTCCAGCTCTGCATACACATCGGTGGAACGTAGAACATTGGTTGCTGCAGGTAGCCAGTTTGTTGCATGTTGTTGAAATCCGTGCTGCACACGTGTCTGGAGTTTTGTATCGGCATGTTCATAGGAGGAGGTGAGTTCATCACATTTCCAAAAAGAAACATATCTGGAAACGGTAAATTCCATTGATTATGTTGAGTAGTTATAGGATGATTATGAAAACCAGGCGGTGGTAAAACAGATGTTTGAGTATTATGCATCAGAACGTTGGAAGTATCGTTATGTGAAACGTTCTGACTTTCTACGTTATAAGAAGAGGTACTTGAAATTAACGCATTCTGAGAAATGATTGTACTGTCGGCCGTTTTCCTTGGTACATTTTGCGTATTATTATACTGACTTAAATACATAGCAGGCATACTTTGATAAGGTATACTATTTCCCATTGCAATTGTTGCAGCGCTACCATTGTTCTGTGGCAATACATTCTGTGGAGACATATGCGAAGTTTGTTCAGGTTTTTGTTGCACTACGTCTAGCAGATGTAAATCTCTTTCGGTAGGTTGTATGTTGATATTTGTATTACTATATTGAGCATTATTATTATCGAAATAACTCTTATTTTGTACGCTTTCATGATTTTCCATTTGTTGAGCATTACTCGTGTTAGATGTATCTTGTAAATTGGAATAAAACGAATTAATTGGATTTATCTTATTTTGATGAATCGGATTATCGGAATGCGATGGTGTTGACCGATGCGTCACGTTAATCTCTTGAACGTTATCTGAGAATTTAACTGATTTGGTATCTGAATTACTAGTACTTGTTttattattgctattattattactagtATCTTCTTGTTCAGTCTTCACGAATTGTACTTCTGTTTTATTACAAGAGACTTGAGAAACTTGTAATTCTTGTGACACATTTACAGTCGCGGAATCTTTGGTATTGTTTGAACAagaatttaatgattttacaGACTGTACATTATTTAGAGTAAGTGAATCTATTGTATCAGTCTTGTTTGTATTACTAGCACCGTTACTTGTCTTATGCGGATGTACAGATACTTTCGAGCCTTCAGATTCACAATGTACTTTAGCTACCGTGCTAATCGGTTTCACTTTATAATCCTTTGATGAATTGTTATCGGTAACATTCTTTTTGTGATCCTCTGGTTTTGCTTGTCCACTTAAATCTTTTAAGAATGCCGGGACAGCAGACGAAGAACGTCTGTAAATATTAGAATCCCTCTTGAATTTCTGACTATGCGTTTGATCATCTTTGACATTCCTTTCAACAGTATGTTTTGTGTTACTTAAATTTTGGTAATTTCGTTTACATGGTACAGAACTCGACTTTGCAGAGCTTCTTTCACTTGTACTGCAGTCTGGAACAATTGGACTTTTAATACTCTTTCCCAAAATATTGTGGGTCGAGTGCGTATCGCtaatttgtttattcattACGCTTTGTTGATTTTCACATCTCTTTTTAGACGAATTCTCAGTTGAAGTAGACGCGGTGGTATTAAAGCCGGATGTACTTTTAATAGAGGTAGCTTCATCCGGTTTGTTTACATTCTTTACATATCGTTGCTGTGTCTTTATTAATGGTTTAGTTCTGTTATATTGAACATTATACGACTGAGTACGCGTCACTTGAACTTTATGACACCTTTTTGTATCATCTAGTTCACTGGCTTTTTTATCTGATTCATTTCTAGATACTTTTAATTTCGTAGTAATACATTTAGTTTTGTCATCAGATCCTTCTACGAAGGATTTGCTACTATTACCACTATCATTAAATGTAGAAAAATGTGGTTTAAAAACTTGTTGCTCCTTCGTTCGTGTTCCTTTTCCAATAATCAACTGTTTATTATATCCATTaactttattactatatttatcAATAAACTTAGGACTTATTGCAACAGATATCTTTTTCGACTCTGCAGTAGAAGTTgatgttttattttcatcattaCATAAATCCAGCAAATCATCCTTAGATTTAGAACCCTGTTTCGAAATATTAGAAGGTTCTTTTAAAGAATTGCCTGTAATAGAAAACCATTTACTAAAATTTATGTTCAGTAATGTTAAAATTAAGTTGAAAGATTTCATTCTCACCTGGTTGCTTTTTAATCTTCTGCTCATTCAACTTTTTGGTATTAATTTTTGTCGTCTTTTGTACATTCTTCTTTGTTTCCGGTGCTGATTGACTCTTAGATTTCgcattattgttattattatcatGACACTGTTTTGGACTTGCTTGATTATCTATGTCATTATCTGACTTGGGCAAGTTAGAGATATGATCGACAGCATCCCTAATTAATTACATACgtgtgaaattttaaaaatacacgATACAATAGCTGTAAGTTAAATGAATCTGTTACCAACCACTCATTATCAGCTTCATTATGAGAGTCGTTTGGTTTATTCCCTTCCTCTTCGTTAAGCCTAAATTGATCTAATTGAACTGTAACAATACTCTCCGCCAAAGTCATATTTATCCTCTCCTGCTCACCCAGTCTTTGCACAACCAAAGACTGAGAATTTGGAAACAACGAACTAGGTACATTAACATCTTTGTTCCAAACAGTCTCCATCTCCTCTTGAACTAAATCAATAACCTTTAATGATGAATGTAATTTTTCCTTGTTTGTAATACTGTTATCTTCATTTAAGTTTTTAGttgaaatgtttttaatttgatCTATTTCAGGACTAGTTGAAACAATGTTAACTGAAGCAACCTCAATTctttcttctgcttcttcatttatattactttcaACTGTATTATCTGTTAATTCTATAGCATCTGGAAGTGTTTTGGTGCTATAATATAAAGATGAACACCAAACGTTAACAAAGATATTTAGAATAATCATGTCCTAACATTTTACTTTCTTTGTACACTGAATACCCTATTACCCAATAATATACTTTTGTTCATAACATTACAATTCTTATTCTATTAGTAGAGACATTACAATAGTTGTTAACAATACAAACGTATCTTACAATAAAAGACTATTAATAActaagataaaataatacaaaaatacaaagaattaaatgaaataaactaaaatgtacgaaatgaatttaaacatacAGGCCTGATAactgagaatttttttttagcCATTGCATATTGTGTATCTTGCCGATTATGGCCATCTGCCTGATATCAGATGCTTTTCGTAAATCTTTATCACTGTTTTCCATTTTACCtggcagaaattaatttataaaaactaAATATAATTCCTTACAGAAAATAATAGCTTAAcgttattttacataaaattcaGACCAAAGACTACAAGCTTATCGAATTTCAAACGAtttgaaaataacaaataCAATGTTTACATTCATTACAGTAAATTACAACAAAATCACCCAATATAACATAACGAAATAACGTAACGACATTATTTTCGTGATCGCTTAAATGCTATTTTGTATCAAAGCTATGAAGTTATTTAATGGACGAAACAAGAAGAACATAGTAAAAATAATGGACCCAATCCTAGGaatgttttaaatttaatttgtatgTAATTAATACAAAGATCAAAAACAATTATCGTACATTTACGACGCAATTGATACCGAATGGATACGGTCATTATTGTAGATTCTCCAATTCAAAACTACTCtcatattaatttataagaaTGATAAACTATCTAATTACCGTATATTTAATTCTCTGATGATAATCGAAATATTAAAGCAGAATATTTTGCAGGAGAAAAACTGTCTTCCATTTGATATACGAAGATTAGAAAGAATATCCAACCACCGTACAGGACGCCATAATACTGATATATGATACTGATACATGGGAGGATGCGCAAATGCaaacaaaaggaaaattttcaaacctaattaaaaaaacataattttcaCATAACCTTTCCATTTTATTATGTAGTTCTATAAATGACAATTCTATAATTCGtaattattgattatattatGCCAATAAGTATTGCTTAGAGCAGAAGTACGTTTCTGAAATTCAAATAACGCACCCTTCAAAGGACATTTTAAAACAGTGAAAATTGATTGGTTGTCATTCGACAAAGTAGCAAACCAAACTTGTTCGTTCTAAATTACCGACTGCAGTGTACGAATGCAGTCCCTCTGTTGACAAGAACGCAAACTGTACTTTCCCTGGAAAACCATCTCGTATAAAGTGCCGATTCCTACGTTCAGTTTATGGTGAGATCGTGTTCGGCGCGTGGTATTGGTTGTACATTTCTTTCTCGCGGATGGATTAAGTTGTGCGTGTCGTCAGCTTTCATTCATAATTTTGTATAGtaaagttataaaaaaaaaaatatgataggAAGTTGACGAGTAATTTGAGAAAGGTTATGCTTGCTCACAAATGTAATCGATAACTTTTCTACAGAGAATGACCTATATGAATGATACTTTTTTCACGATAATCAGCCGTATGTCCTACGATGGTGCATAATTGAAGAGATATGTATGTCATCTTCTATATCATAAAATCTTTATGTAGTTCTTATGGAATGAGTGTTAAAATCGAACTATGGTAATTCAAGCTATTCATTACGTGAAAACatatgtaaaatttttattcgtgTGACCGTGTAACActtttttaatgtatatacGATAATTGTCAATGGAAAGGGTCAAGTAGCCGTATCCCTTTAATAAAGCACGTTGTCCTCGTTAATAAATAGCGTTTGACGAATGCTGAGAAATACATACTATATTCGAACAGCCGAAATGCTCAATGATtcgtaaaataataaaaaaagcgCAATCGATTGTTACTGCCTTAAGCAccgttaaaaattataattaaaatgagataaaaataatgaatgcaCAGCCAGTGTGCGTAGCGTCATTATATTGAAAGAGAGTTAGAAATATTATAGaaactgaaaatgaaaaaattcgtATTAAATGGAAGATATAtgtatttctaaaattatcaGCGTGTTCGATTCGTAATTCCTTTGAcgcttgttttttttttctttttaatcagAACAGACTTTTTATATAGAAAACGATAAATGTGTTTTCGTCCAGAATTTGtattatcatattttattgaatCGGTGAAACATTAAGATTATTCATATATATGCTTACTCCACGTTTATTATCCCGCAAAAAGTATGAAGGCTAGCCGTAACTTTTCCTCCACAAATGTGAGACCAATTTTGCATTCTGTCGGGGTATATAAGTAGCCGAAAGGCCTTCGGCGCCTTTCAGTTCTTTGTTATATCGTGAAATGTGAGCattgaaaatttagaattaGGTATCGTTTCCTCTTTATTCATGTTATCATCGTGACACGTGATAACACGGTGACCAACTGAAATACAAAAGTTTGCGTGGGAAGCTGTGTTTCGGTGAAAGTTATAACTTTCACaggtaaaatatatttcacgGTTTCTACAAAAGCAAATGTCTAAAGGCTTATCATTCCATGACTCGCACGACATGAACGAGTATTATCACATTTAGTTTTTAAACGATTACAATTCTTATATCATTTCGAACGCAAAGGTACTCTGCATCGATAGCTTAGTTTCTATAAGTTCTATATGTTTTTCAAGGGTACATTATTTATAATGGGGCACGAAATTGACGGTAGAAAATGGCAACTGAAAGGCGGTCAGTTAAGTAAATTTATTAGAAAACGAATACCGATCGTGGAATGGTTGCCAAAATATAATTccgaaaaatttttaaacgatatGATTGCCGGCGTTACCGTCGGACTTACCGTTATGCCTCAAGGACTAGCTTATGCAACGTTAGCTGGATTAGCACCACAGGTGAATCATTTTTGACTAAATAATTTCGTATAAACTTGTAAATACTGATTTCTAAAAcagtaatatattttttacagTATGGCCTTTACTCTGCATTTATGGGTGCTATGGTGTACATTGTATTTGGTTCATGCAAAGATATTACAATTGGGCCAACTGCACTGATGGCACTGATGACTCATGAATATGTACAGGGTAGAAATGCAGATTTTGCAATATTGTTAGCATTTTTATGCGGTTGCTTGCAACTTTTGATGGCTTTCCTTCGTTTAGGTATCATATCATGCTTCAGTTGAAATATTAAACAGTACAACTTATGCTCATAGCATGAATATTTAAGTTACAAAATCATTTTGCAGGTGTACTTATAGATTTTATATCAATCCCAGTCACAGTTGGTTTTACCTCTGCAACATCTGTTATAATTGTGGTTTCTCAGCTAAAAGGGCTTTTAGGATTAAAGATCTCCTCTCAAGGATTTTTAGACACCTTAACAAAGGTGATACAAAACATTGACAAAACTAGTTTATGGGATACTGGGATGAGCTTCTCTTGCATTATTGTTTTGTTGCTGTTTAGGGTAATATAAAAATGCTTATCAGTTACAATTTATTCCTCTAATTATAGAAGTAAAGCATGTTTTTTTCcattatttagaaaatgaaagatatAAAGTTGGGTTTGAGTAATGAAAAGCCAGATAAACATCAGAAGATATTAACAAAAGTGATATGGTTGATATCAACAGCTAGAAATGCTCTTGTTGTTATTGTCTGTTCAGCTATAGCCTACATGTTCAACTCTGCAGACTCTGGTTCTCAATTTGTCCTTACCGGTCCTGTGAGATCTGGTCTTCCACCATTTGGTTTACCTCCTTTCTCCACACATGTTAAGAACGAGACACTTGGTTTCATTGAAATGTGCTCAGAATTAGGTGCATCCATAGCATTGGTACCTGTAATCGGGGTCCTTGGGAATGTAGCAATTGCTAAAGCCTTTGCAAATGGTGGTAAAGTAGACGCCACCCAAGAATTAATCACTCTAGGTATTTGTAATCTTCTCGGATCCTGTGCAAGTGCAATGCCAGTTACAGGTTCGTTTAGTAGATCTGCAGTGAATCATGCAAGTGGTGTAAAAACACCAATGGGTGGTTTGTACACAGGATTATTGATTATTCTGGCTTTAAGTCTACTGACACCATATTTCTACTTTATACCAAAGGGTAACGCACTTgccatttaattaattcgttcATAATTTGGATATTAATATACTTGAACAGATATCATTTTTCTAGCTTCTCTGTCAGCAGTCATTATCTGTGCAGTAATATATATGATTGAATACGAAGTTGTAAAGCACATATGGAAAAGTAGCAAAAAAGATTTAATCCCAATGTTTGTCACATTTTTATTCTGTTTGATCATTGGAGTGGAGTATGGAATCTTGTTAGGTGTAGGAACAAATCTTGTATTCTTGTTATATCCCTCTGCACGTCCTACGGTACACGTTGATAAATATACAGTGAGTATCGATTAAACTcgtaattgtttatttctagATAAACACGAATTTTCTGTGTTGTAGACTAACTCCGGAGCTGATTATCTGATGGTAACACCCGGGAACAGTCTCTATTTCCCTGctgtagattttattaaaaaatcagTTGGAAATGTTGCCATAAAGCAAGGCTTCAGTCAACTTCCAGTTGTGGTTGACTGTAGATATGTCCTCGGAGCTGATTTTACCGCTGCTaaagtaaatatatatatatatgaataacagaaaaataattggTACACGCGATAGTAATATCATTTCTTCCACTACAGGGAATAGCAATGTTGATAAATGAATTTAACGCTCGAAAGCAGGGTTTGTACTTTTATAATCCGCGATCGGATGTTATTGCTGTGCTTAAAGGAGCTTGTGGGGAAGAATTTCAATACATATCTACCGAAGATGAACTTTCTTACTTGTTATCAACTTATCAAGGTCAGAATTTGAATCAAAAATATTGGATTAGAAATGGATTATTAAATGATCATTCATATACcgtcattttattttgtttatagaTAAGTCATCGCAACAGCTTTTGGAGATAACGCGCGATAAATCTCACGAACCTTTGATGTTAAATAATCTCGAAGTTATTCATCGTACCGGACGTTCATGCCAAGAGTTGAATGAAGTCACGACCACACTGTTGCATGCTACAGCTAGttagaataataatatgtattttGTTGGATTTCGAAagttttatttcactcctttTATAAAGCTTTAAACTTATAACTTTGCGTTaagaattatttatgaattttttcgTTGATCATACATTCTATCTCTGCATTTCATTTAGCCGTTGACcctatgaaataattttcagtattattaaattataattaagaaaatgatAACATATTGTACATTATCAATTGAGAATgtaaatacatatatgtatgtataaatgtttgtatacataaatgaaatatattgtatttcttattttcttacGTTTGTTGTACCAatgacaaataaaaaaaaatgttatggaattatatattttcatttttacccTGAAAAAGAGAACGATGCAAGATTAAGgacaacaattttattaaatttcaaagataCAATTGTATTTCAACGTGAGTAAATCGAATGTGATAAgttaaaaaatactttttcgTTTCTGTTATCTATTAGCTTTTGCATATTTTAGTAGTATTATGTACACAAGTGTATGTACACAAATGTGTGCGCA from Osmia bicornis bicornis chromosome 10, iOsmBic2.1, whole genome shotgun sequence encodes:
- the LOC114874339 gene encoding uncharacterized protein DDB_G0283357-like isoform X4, which translates into the protein MYQYHISVLWRPVRWLDILSNLRISNGRQFFSCKIFCFNISIIIRELNIRTKTLPDAIELTDNTVESNINEEAEERIEVASVNIVSTSPEIDQIKNISTKNLNEDNSITNKEKLHSSLKVIDLVQEEMETVWNKDVNVPSSLFPNSQSLVVQRLGEQERINMTLAESIVTVQLDQFRLNEEEGNKPNDSHNEADNEWDAVDHISNLPKSDNDIDNQASPKQCHDNNNNNAKSKSQSAPETKKNVQKTTKINTKKLNEQKIKKQPGNSLKEPSNISKQGSKSKDDLLDLCNDENKTSTSTAESKKISVAISPKFIDKYSNKVNGYNKQLIIGKGTRTKEQQVFKPHFSTFNDSGNSSKSFVEGSDDKTKCITTKLKVSRNESDKKASELDDTKRCHKVQVTRTQSYNVQYNRTKPLIKTQQRYVKNVNKPDEATSIKSTSGFNTTASTSTENSSKKRCENQQSVMNKQISDTHSTHNILGKSIKSPIVPDCSTSERSSAKSSSVPCKRNYQNLSNTKHTVERNVKDDQTHSQKFKRDSNIYRRSSSAVPAFLKDLSGQAKPEDHKKNVTDNNSSKDYKVKPISTVAKVHCESEGSKVSVHPHKTSNGASNTNKTDTIDSLTLNNVQSVKSLNSCSNNTKDSATVNVSQELQVSQVSCNKTEVQFVKTEQEDTSNNNSNNKTSTSNSDTKSVKFSDNVQEINVTHRSTPSHSDNPIHQNKINPINSFYSNLQDTSNTSNAQQMENHESVQNKSYFDNNNAQYSNTNINIQPTERDLHLLDVVQQKPEQTSHMSPQNVLPQNNGSAATIAMGNSIPYQNMFLFGNVMNSPPPMNMPIQNSRHVCSTDFNNMQQTGYLQQPMFYVPPMCMQSWNPLLQYPPPLFQNPTYANCNTYPNQVLSSNNLVDSVNCPVTTSVHNNTYKHFQPVQQIENPPNFSVPVKLDNYVGNMQGCKSNNVRMKDNQMDAHMRANQYRAPVPNDYQNCSPDGQQLMLPFSYGIAMDSMARNCPSNMHVHMSQKYAPHALTTANYQRMPDTCSAYQNNQDLNNRKDDVSKNDSECIPPMVSPRECMYYGVNYSRKSDNVQNSSMRSDVKPVAYNIHSVNTQHYVPQFQRNTSYQNASPKELTSRVTIGRGIRKTMDQ